The Chitinophagales bacterium genomic sequence TAAAACTACAAACGTACCGCTCAGCGATGCTCATGTTTTTCTGCTGGCTTCTATCTCAAAAACGGTCACCGCTACGGCCCTGATGCAATTGTTCGAACAGGGTAAGTTTAAACTGGATGACAAAATAAATGACTACCTGCCATTTGCGGTAAAGATTCCGGGGCATGCTACTCCTGTTTCTTTCAGAATGTTGCTGACACATACATCTGCCATTGCTGATGGCAAAGCGCTCGACGACCAGTATTATTACAACAGGGACAGCCCGGTACCATTGGCTGATTTTCTTAAAGACTACCTTACCCCAGCTGGTAAATACTATAACGCAAAGGATAATTTTTATGACTTTGAACCTGGCACTATGCAGGAATACAGTAACGAGGGAAGCGCGCTCATCGCTGTACTGGTAGAAAGTATCTCAGGTATGGATTTCCCAACGTACTGTAAGCAAAATATTTTCGCACCATTAGGTATGAACAACACCTATTGGAAACTGGCTGATGTGCCGGTAAAAAACCTGGTTCGCCCATACGACGGTAATCAGGCCATCGATCATTATACTTTCACAGACTATCCGAATGGTGGTTTGCGAACAAGTGTACGGGATATGTTCAGGTTCTTATCCGCCTATGGAAACGAGGGGATATTCAATGGTACGCAAATACTAAAGGCAGCTACCGTACACGAGATGCTGAAACAACAGATACCATCCATAGACCCGACAACAGGGCTGCATTGGTTCATTATGAATAGCAGCAGGAATATATGGGGACATGATGGTGGAGAACAAGGTGTTGCTACTATTATGGGAGTCAATCCCGATACAAAAGTAGGGGTGCTTATTTTCACCAACCAGGGCAATGCAGACCTGGATAACTTACTCACAGCGGCATACGATCATGCTGAAAAACTGTAAGATGCTTACAACTATCATTCGCTAAACTCGTTCTATTTATATTTATCTACCTGGTAAATTGAGAGGCCGCTATCGTGCGGTTTCTTTTTTTTAATAGCTACTCCAGCTTGAAAACTACAGGCAGTGTATAGATCACTCTTACGGGTTTGCCCTTATAAGTGCCGGGCTGCCATGCCGGCATCGACTTTACTAGCCGTATCGCTTCTTCTTCTAGCCCTGCGCCTAACCTTCGTGTATTACGTGCTACGAATGGTTCCTGCACCGCGCCATGCTCATCTACCATAAAACGAACGTAGACCGTTCCCGTTATGTTAGCTTCCTGTGCTACAGGCGGGTATTTGTGATGCATCACGATATACTTATTTACATCCCCTTTAAATTCCGGCCTTGTGGTAAGTTCGTCTATCAGTCTTTTCTCAGTACCTGTGGTGTCTGTTTGCGCATGCAGTGTATTGCCTGCTGCAAATAGCAGGAGTAGTAGTGATACGATATGTATAGTTCTTCTCCTCATTTCTTCCTGAATACGCGGGTCATTTTATGCCAGAAAGTTTCTTTTTTTACAGTTCTGATTACCACCGGGGCTCCGCCTGTTGTACGTCCTGGATCTATCTCTGGCAATACATAGTCCACTATCACTGCTTTATCCAGCTCTTCTTCCGGATACCTGTATAGTATTATCTCGTTCGCCGACAGGTCTATTACATCACCCTTCTTCTCCAATATCATAGATCCCGCCACATAGTTCTTGTTGTTTACGTATTCGGTCAGGATAGTTATTTCGCCTTTTACAGATTTAGGTACCTGTATGGAAAACCTGCCATGCTTATCAGTTATTGCGAAAAGTTCAGTACTGTCAATGTATACTTTCAGCCCGCTTATGGGCTGGCCGGAATGATAATCCATGACAACGCCGGTTAACGCAATCTGTCTCTGATTGGTTACTTCTGCCGGATTGGTAATTTCTATCTGTGGCTTTGTTCTGCCAAAAGCTTTTTCTTGGTAAAACAATGCCTGCGCCATCAGGAACGATGCTGCCAGCTTCAGGAACCCGGAGGCTTTGTGTGGTTGAGGTGCGGCTAATACACGATCAAGCTGGTCTGTTCTGAAATGCCCGCAGGGATGTGCCCCCGCCGCCTTTTTGGTAAAGAAATCTATAAGTTGTTCATCACTCATATGGGTGAAATCAACCACTACTTTATCGCAGGCTTGGCAATACCTCCCGCCTTCCACACCGGTCATTTTATCCCAGCCCATACTGCATGGCTCATTTACCGAAATATGAATAGCCTGTTTATTCATACCTTAAAGCTATATCAAATATCCATCCCGATTATCACGGGAGTATAATAAAACAAACATCTCGCTGCCGCCGGTTTGCAACAGAAGTCTATAGAATATATCACCTGGCGATAAGGTACCTTATCTTTCAAACATAGTCTCCCCGGAATAACATCCCGCTTTGGCGGGAGGGGGATAGGGGGACAACTCACACACCACACCCGTCATTGCCTGCCCGACGCCATCATTCAGGCAGGTTCTCTAGCCACATGCAGAATATAAAACTTATACAAACATCTCTTATTGCCGCCTCATTTGGCTTTGTTAAACATATACCGTGATATTTTCCATTCCTCGTTCTCTTTATTCAAAAAGAAAAATTCACGGTTTTCTTCAGCTGCGGTTTGTCCGTTGGCATGGATCAAGACGGTGCCCTGTGAAGATGTTTGGGCAAATGCAACATCGCCGCTTACCACTATTTCTTCAATACTGAATTTAACGTTCAATTGAATAGTCTGAAAAACATGCTCGTAGGATGCTTTTAACTGTTCTTTCCCTTTTGCTGTCGGAAGGGTGGTGGGCATAAATACCCCATCATCAGTGTACACTTGCAATACCTTGTTTACGTCAGAAGTATTGAGAGCTTCCTCGTAAGTACGTAGTAAATTCTGGATGGCTGATTTTTCTATGGATTGTTCCATTGTAGTTTGATTTAAGTTATTTGAGTGAATATGAATGCTCATTAAGCTACCTGCAATTATTAATGATCGCGAAATGTTTGCTCCACCTCTCCAAGTGTCACAGTTTTACCCAGTGCGCCAAATTCATGCAGATCTCCAAATACTTCAATGCGTATCGACTGGTCAATGCCACCTATATGAAAAGGAGTAAAACCACTATCTGTGATAAGCTCGGCCACTTGTTTTATGCTTTTCGTGCTGTCTGAAGCATAGAACAGTACTTTTCTTTCAGGTTCATTAAAAGCAGCATTTACTAATGAACCTACCCCAAGGGTTCCAAATGCTTTTACTAGTATGCTATCCGGTGGAATCAACCCGGCAATAATATTACCTGCCGATTGGTTTTTATCAATGATTTTTTTAAAACCACCGTTACCGTCGGGTGCAATAGGGTTGGAAACATCTATGATGATCTTGCCGTGTAATTCATTGGCATATTCTTGTACAAACTCCTGAATTTTATCAAAGTAAATAGCAGGAATTACTACCTCAGCTTCCCTGATTGCAGCAGATATTTCCATTGCGGTTACCTTCTCTCCTAAAACACCTGCCAGCTTTTCAGCCTTTGATAAATCGCGCGACGCGATAATTACAGGATGGTCTCCTTTTATAAGATTACCGGCAATGGCCGTGCCAATATTACCTAAGCCAATAATGGCCACTTTTGTTTGCTCACTTACGTTATTCATCGCTTTATCGTTTTAAGATTGTTTGTCGATATTGACAACACAAAGGTGCGATGACTATAATTGCGGGCCTATGAACTAAATTAAGAAAGAGGCTTAATATAGATTAAGGGTTAGAGGGTTTTCCCGTTCTCTGGTTCCTGATTTTGCTCAGGAATTCCGGAGTAATACCCAGGTAAGATGCGATCTGTGTATTCGGCAAACGATTTGCCAGGTTAGGATAATGCTCAAGGAAATTTTCATACCGCTCAAGTGCTGAAACACTAAGGGTTTGCAGCAGCCTGTTTTGCAGTTCAATGTATTTATCTTCTATAATAACACGAAAATTCCGGTCGAACTTTGGATAGTTACTGTATAAATACCAGAGCGCGCCTTTAGATAGCTGCAACACAACTGACGGTTCTATGGCTTCTATGAATAATTTGGAGGGTTTTTCTTTATGCAAACTGTCAATGTCAGAGATCCAGTCATCTTCAGCTGCAAACGCAAGGTTAAATTCGGTACCGGAATTGTCTACTCCGTACATTTTAAAACAGCCTTTTACTACATACGTAAAATACTTGCAAATGTCTCCTTCCTGCAAAATGTATTGCCTGCGTTTTACTTTTTTTTCTACCAGGTGACCCGTAAGAGCTGATATTTCCGCTTCATCCAAAGGGAGATACTTATCAAAATGTGCAACAATACTATTCATCAGCTGTCTCAGGTGTCATTATTATCTAAAATAGTTAATGTAACTCTTTTTTCAAACAGTGGGTTATACTGTTAAGGCATAACCCTCCACTGGCGCAGATGTTTCGCAGAGCATCTGTGTCTGCCAGGTCATCCGGTCTGCGACCGGCATTCAAGCTTTCTCGCCACATACTGGAATAACACTGATACAAAATTAGTCTCCCCGGAATATCATCCCGCTTCGGCGGGAGGGGGATAGGGGGAGATACGCTCCACTGGCGCAGATGTTTCGCAGAGCATCTGTGTCTGCCAGGTCATCCGGTCTGCGACCGGCATTCAAGCTATATCGTTAAATCATATATTCTGTCGCTTTACGGTATGCTGTCTTTCAAAATTAGTCTCCCCTTAAGGGGGATAGGGGGAGATACGCTTAAAGGAATACCCACACACTAATAACATCTTAGCTACTCAGCGACTAAGTGCTTCTAATCCAAACATCTAAATTTGTTTGTACGATTTTAGCCATTCTTGATTTCTATTTTGTTGGTTTGATAATCGTATGTCATAATTAAATGCCTGTCCCAATTTAAGAATTCGTCACAAGTGAAATCAAGTTTTGAGTCTTTCCAATCTTTAAACTCGATCATGTCCATTTTAATTGGGCTTTCAATTCGTTCTTTGTGTTTTATGCTCACCTTAACTCTTTCAAAGTTGTAAGAGTCTGCAAGAATAAAATCCCCATTAGGGGTAACCGTCAAATTGTGATATTGCGGTTGGTTCTCAAGAGCTGTTAAATTTCCCGTTACTCTATCAAGTTGGTACAAATAGTCCGATGTTAAAATCAAAACAATGTTTCTGATTGTTGAGATGGCAATTTGTCTCGGGAAGCCACGAAAATGTCCACACCATTCTGAAAAGTTGTCATTAGTGAATTTAATGAAAGTCCAACTTTGAGAATTCCACACGCTTTCCTTGTCATAAATCCTTTCGCTGTATTCTCCTGAATATGGCTGGTTTATTATTTCTGCTTCAATTATCATTGTTGTGCCCGGTTTTAAAAGGGATCTGATTTAGAATTACATAAATTCAACTATTCCAATAGACAATACAAATTTATATCATAATCCACTGGCGCAGATGTTTCGCAGAGCATCTGTGTCTACCAAGTCATCCGGTCTGCGACCGGCATTCAAGCTATATCGATAAAAACATATATTCTGCCGCCTTACGGTATGCCGTCTTTCAAAATTAGTCTCCCCGGAATATCATCCCGCTTCACCGGGAGGGGGATAGGGGGAAATCCTAATCCTAATTTAATTGATAATATTGTCTATTATGCGTATATTTGTTATAATAAACAAAACCCCAATATCATATGAAATACCACCCTTACCCGCCACCAATTCAAATGATCACCATCAATAAGTTATCAGGCCCCAACCATCGGTTGGGGCTTTTTTATCAATTGTTAACTACAAACAAAACACCGTTTTACTTAACAACACTTAACAGTTTGTTTTCAAGATATTCATTATCAGCTTGTTACAACGGTGCGATATTGCCCTTAGTTAAACCCCTTATTCCGGTACTTAACAATTTTCAGGAAAATAAAGCCCCTTTAGGGGCTGGGGTTTATCTTTGCACCATGAATCTCAATGCTCCTGAATATATAGCCAATTATATAGGTGGCAGCCTGCAGGCGCCCCTTGGCGGCCAATACATGGATAATGTGAACCCCGCAACGGGTGAGGTGTACAGCCATACGCCCGATAGTGACATAAAAGACATTGAAGAGGCGGTAGGTGCGGCAAGGGCTGCATTCCCCATGTGGAGCACAACGGCGGCTGAGGAACGTTTCAAGATACTCAACCGCATAGCCGAGCTGATAGATGAGAACCTGGATGCTCTTGCGCTGGCCGAGACCAACGACAATGGTAAGCCGTTATGGCTCAGTAAAAAGGTGGATATTCCCCGTGCTTCCAGTAATTTCAGGTTTTTCGCTACCGGGCTCATGCATTTCGCCTCCGAAAGTCATATGACCGAGGACAGGGCCATCAACTATACGCTCCGCCAGCCTATCGGCGTGGTGGGTTGTATCTCTCCGTGGAACCTGCCGCTATATCTCTTTTCGTGGAAGATAGCACCGGCTCTGGCCGCGGGCAACTGCGTGGTGGCCAAGCCCAGTGAGGTGACGCCCATGACAGGTTACCTGCTCAGCGTCATCTGCAAAGAGGCAGGGCTGCCCGATGGTGTGCTGAACATCGTACACGGTAACGGTCCCAACTGTGGCAGTGCTATCGTATCACATCCTGAGATAAAAGCAATATCATTTACAGGCAGTACCCGCGCGGGTAAAGAGATAGCTGCTATAGCAGGGCCTATGTTCAAAAAGATATCTCTGGAACTGGGCGGTAAGAACCCCAATATCATATTCGCCGATTGCGATTGGGATAAGATGATGCGTACTACACTGCAATCCTCATTCGCCAACCAGGGGCAGATCTGCCTTTGCGGTAGCCGTGTATTGGTAGAGGAGAGTATATATGAAAAATTTAAGGAGGAGTTTGTGGCACGTGCTGCAAAACTCATCCCCGGCGACCCGTTGGACGATAACAGCAAACAAGGCGCGGTAGTAAGCAAACTGCATTTTGACAAAGTAATGAGCTGTATAGAACTGGCCAAAGAAGAAGGTGGTAAGATACTGCTGGGTGGCGAGGCAGTAAAAGGTACCGGCCGCTGCGAGAATGGCTTCTTTATACAACCAACGATCGTAGAAGGGCTCGGCGCAAGTTGCCGCACCAATATGGAAGAGATATTCGGCCCTGTGGTGACGATACAATCTTTCAGAACGGAAGAAGAGGCGCTGGACCTGGCCAATTGCAGTGATTATGGCCTTGCGGCTACTATATGGACACAGGACATCACCCGTGCCAATCGTGTAGCTATGAATGTGAAGAGTGGTATCATCTGGGTCAACTGTTGGCTGTTCCGCGACCTGCGTACGCCGTTCGGAGGCTTCAACAGTTCAGGTGTAGGCCGCGAAGGTGGCTGGGAAGCCATGAAGTTCTTTACAGACCCTAAAAATGTTTGCGTGGAGTTGTAACACGTCATTGCGAGGAACGAAGCAATCTCGCGCGACTTTTTGGTTTTAACTTTTAAATTTTGACTTAAGATTATGAGCGATAAACTTTCAACAGATAAAGCACCTAAACCCGTAGGATTGTACCCGCATGCCCGCAAAGCAGGCAACCTGTTATTCCTGTCGGGCATAGGCCCGCGCAATGCAGGTGAGAATGATATGGTAGTACCCGGATTGAAACTGGACAAGAACGGAAACTTCCTCGAGTTTGATTTTGAAGCGCAATGCCGCAACGTATTTGACAATGTGCGCATCGTATTGGAAGAATGTGGCAGCAGTTGGGATAAACTGGTAGACGTAACTGTTTTTCTGGTAAACATGAAGCGCGACTTTGCAACCTATAACAGGGTATACGCAGAGTACTTCAAAGACAATCAGCCTTGCCGCACTACGGTGGAGATAAGTTCATTGCCTACACCCATAGCTATCGAGCTCAAGTGTATTGCAACAATTGATTAAGGCGCTATCGGTACGTCTATCCTGAGCTGACGGGTGAATGGCCGGCCATTGGCGTCTTTACCGTTCACCTTCCACATTACAGAGCGAAGCTCGGAGTGCATGGGTTTTTGTTTGGTATTCTTGGTTCTGCGTACAGAGTTCAGCCACTGCTGTATCCCGTTCCTCGACCAGTTCCTGGCTCTGGCGTCACGGCTTATGGCATTACGGATAGCCCTGTTGGATACTACCAGTCCCTGGAGTTTGTTGTCTTCCAGGCCTTCTATCTGGTAAACGCCGTTGCTGCCTTTTACCTTCTTCCACTCCGTCAGCTTTCTCAGCGATTCAAGTGGTAAGGTTCCGAGGTTATTGCGTGCAACAATGATGGTCTGGTAGCGCATATACACATCGTTGATCTCGGCACCCTGTATGGTTATCTTGTTACCCACCAGCGAACCTTCTGTCAGCTCGTAGCTGGCGCCATAGTCGGTTTCAAGGTTAGGCTCTTTATAAGTTTTGGTTCCTATTCCCGGGATGAAGAATGTTACCTGCGGGAAAGGCACTTCCAATCCGGCGCCAGTAACAGGCGCGGCTGGTACATCGGTATTAGCTGTCGGTTGGCTGCTGTCAGCAGGAGCCTGGGGTGAGGTGTCTTTTTCTGTAGAGGCAATAGTAACCGGTCTGCTGGTAACTATGTTCAGGTCGTTCACCACGTCGACCAGGTATTGGCTGTCTGTCTCGGTAACGATTGTGGCCGGGTCGCCCATTTTGATAGGTGGCGCCTGCCCGGTAGGATTGCTGCTGTTGTTGCAGCCACCCAGCATAACTGCAATAAATAGTATTCCGTATATGTATATCCGATTATTCATTTGTTGCATTTACCACTGCTAAGTTAAAAAACACGCTGACTAATAAAGGGTGCTGTTGCTGATTTTAACTAAATCA encodes the following:
- a CDS encoding aldehyde dehydrogenase, with protein sequence MNLNAPEYIANYIGGSLQAPLGGQYMDNVNPATGEVYSHTPDSDIKDIEEAVGAARAAFPMWSTTAAEERFKILNRIAELIDENLDALALAETNDNGKPLWLSKKVDIPRASSNFRFFATGLMHFASESHMTEDRAINYTLRQPIGVVGCISPWNLPLYLFSWKIAPALAAGNCVVAKPSEVTPMTGYLLSVICKEAGLPDGVLNIVHGNGPNCGSAIVSHPEIKAISFTGSTRAGKEIAAIAGPMFKKISLELGGKNPNIIFADCDWDKMMRTTLQSSFANQGQICLCGSRVLVEESIYEKFKEEFVARAAKLIPGDPLDDNSKQGAVVSKLHFDKVMSCIELAKEEGGKILLGGEAVKGTGRCENGFFIQPTIVEGLGASCRTNMEEIFGPVVTIQSFRTEEEALDLANCSDYGLAATIWTQDITRANRVAMNVKSGIIWVNCWLFRDLRTPFGGFNSSGVGREGGWEAMKFFTDPKNVCVEL
- a CDS encoding SgcJ/EcaC family oxidoreductase, which codes for MEQSIEKSAIQNLLRTYEEALNTSDVNKVLQVYTDDGVFMPTTLPTAKGKEQLKASYEHVFQTIQLNVKFSIEEIVVSGDVAFAQTSSQGTVLIHANGQTAAEENREFFFLNKENEEWKISRYMFNKAK
- a CDS encoding NAD(P)-binding domain-containing protein, encoding MNNVSEQTKVAIIGLGNIGTAIAGNLIKGDHPVIIASRDLSKAEKLAGVLGEKVTAMEISAAIREAEVVIPAIYFDKIQEFVQEYANELHGKIIIDVSNPIAPDGNGGFKKIIDKNQSAGNIIAGLIPPDSILVKAFGTLGVGSLVNAAFNEPERKVLFYASDSTKSIKQVAELITDSGFTPFHIGGIDQSIRIEVFGDLHEFGALGKTVTLGEVEQTFRDH
- a CDS encoding beta-lactamase family protein, with the protein product MFLVIASCRRSDNADSIAPGQDFDSYLAEQVTGQNIPALSVLMFKGSEIKYEKYLGVADKTTNVPLSDAHVFLLASISKTVTATALMQLFEQGKFKLDDKINDYLPFAVKIPGHATPVSFRMLLTHTSAIADGKALDDQYYYNRDSPVPLADFLKDYLTPAGKYYNAKDNFYDFEPGTMQEYSNEGSALIAVLVESISGMDFPTYCKQNIFAPLGMNNTYWKLADVPVKNLVRPYDGNQAIDHYTFTDYPNGGLRTSVRDMFRFLSAYGNEGIFNGTQILKAATVHEMLKQQIPSIDPTTGLHWFIMNSSRNIWGHDGGEQGVATIMGVNPDTKVGVLIFTNQGNADLDNLLTAAYDHAEKL
- a CDS encoding RidA family protein; this translates as MSDKLSTDKAPKPVGLYPHARKAGNLLFLSGIGPRNAGENDMVVPGLKLDKNGNFLEFDFEAQCRNVFDNVRIVLEECGSSWDKLVDVTVFLVNMKRDFATYNRVYAEYFKDNQPCRTTVEISSLPTPIAIELKCIATID
- a CDS encoding Crp/Fnr family transcriptional regulator; the encoded protein is MNSIVAHFDKYLPLDEAEISALTGHLVEKKVKRRQYILQEGDICKYFTYVVKGCFKMYGVDNSGTEFNLAFAAEDDWISDIDSLHKEKPSKLFIEAIEPSVVLQLSKGALWYLYSNYPKFDRNFRVIIEDKYIELQNRLLQTLSVSALERYENFLEHYPNLANRLPNTQIASYLGITPEFLSKIRNQRTGKPSNP
- a CDS encoding energy transducer TonB, producing MRRRTIHIVSLLLLLFAAGNTLHAQTDTTGTEKRLIDELTTRPEFKGDVNKYIVMHHKYPPVAQEANITGTVYVRFMVDEHGAVQEPFVARNTRRLGAGLEEEAIRLVKSMPAWQPGTYKGKPVRVIYTLPVVFKLE